One Chryseobacterium wanjuense genomic region harbors:
- a CDS encoding T9SS type A sorting domain-containing protein yields MTKFLLSCLLFLSMTLSAQIDLGAGSTDVGVAPISTYYGYSYVQQIYTKQEINANAAGNITGLKFYMDPAMSIASSSQWVVYLGHTTKSSFTSDTDWVPLAQLTQVYSGTVTNANGVIEVTFATPFPYNNTDNLVLAAEENSSGYDSNDYDEVIYVYPGASNSLLYYKNDYTDPDPASPPTMDAQLQGYKSVVTILGLTASPIPACPLITYPGNNATFVPLTPTITWNNSSGATSYKVSIGTTPGGTDVANQVTSATNSFTPATPLAPNTVHYVKVTAVGPGGESAGCSQLSFTSAPPPPTNDECATAVTLTVNPDLNCGTVTPGYTIGATDSGTIPDPCYGTPDDDVWFKFVATAATHKISLLNIQSVGTNADDTDTYFQVFSGGCGALSSILCSDPASGVVTGLTVGETYLVRVYSYYDNGSNQSFDICVGTFPPPPANDECFGALTASTFPYTYVQNDGAGATNNAGMITACSSNDMNDGTWFTFVGDGDTFNITVTMPAGSDFDPQIGVFSGSCSALSCENTVDDGGQGGTETVSIPTLSGNTYYINVGQYSGWSDEPEGAFTINITKGVLATSDVKANKNTIKLYPNPFSDVLNISDAANVKSVYISDVAGRLVRQIENPGSVLQLGELKQGMYLVTLNMKDGSKQTIKTIKK; encoded by the coding sequence ATGACAAAATTTCTACTCTCATGCTTATTGTTCTTAAGTATGACCCTCTCGGCCCAAATAGATTTGGGCGCCGGAAGCACCGATGTTGGAGTCGCTCCAATAAGTACCTATTATGGTTATTCGTATGTGCAGCAAATTTATACCAAGCAGGAAATCAATGCCAATGCTGCGGGAAACATCACAGGACTGAAGTTCTATATGGACCCGGCAATGTCTATTGCAAGTTCTTCGCAATGGGTAGTATATCTGGGACATACTACTAAAAGTTCATTTACTTCGGATACCGACTGGGTTCCTTTGGCACAGCTTACGCAGGTATATTCCGGTACTGTGACCAACGCAAACGGAGTAATTGAAGTTACTTTTGCCACACCTTTCCCGTACAACAACACGGATAATCTGGTGTTGGCAGCGGAAGAAAACTCTTCTGGATATGATAGTAATGATTACGATGAGGTAATCTATGTCTACCCGGGAGCTTCCAATTCTCTTCTTTATTACAAAAATGATTACACAGATCCGGATCCGGCATCTCCACCTACGATGGACGCGCAATTGCAAGGATATAAATCTGTTGTAACTATTTTAGGATTAACGGCTAGCCCGATTCCGGCTTGTCCATTGATTACTTATCCGGGCAACAATGCTACTTTTGTACCTTTGACACCTACCATTACATGGAACAATTCTTCAGGTGCAACAAGTTACAAAGTTTCGATCGGAACTACTCCGGGAGGAACAGATGTGGCCAACCAGGTAACTTCGGCTACAAACAGCTTTACACCTGCAACACCATTAGCACCAAACACAGTACATTATGTAAAAGTAACAGCAGTAGGTCCTGGAGGAGAATCTGCGGGATGTAGCCAATTGTCATTCACAAGTGCGCCACCGCCACCAACGAATGATGAGTGTGCAACAGCAGTTACTTTAACGGTAAACCCTGATCTGAATTGCGGAACCGTAACACCAGGATATACTATCGGAGCTACAGATTCCGGAACTATTCCTGATCCTTGTTATGGAACTCCGGACGATGATGTTTGGTTTAAATTTGTAGCAACAGCTGCTACACATAAAATTTCTCTTCTGAATATTCAGTCGGTAGGAACCAATGCGGATGATACAGATACTTACTTCCAGGTTTTCAGTGGAGGATGTGGAGCATTATCAAGCATTTTATGTTCAGATCCGGCTTCGGGAGTTGTTACAGGCCTTACAGTAGGGGAAACTTATCTTGTAAGAGTGTATAGCTATTATGACAATGGAAGCAACCAAAGTTTTGACATCTGTGTAGGAACATTCCCTCCGCCACCGGCAAATGACGAATGTTTTGGAGCATTAACAGCTTCTACGTTCCCATACACTTACGTACAAAATGACGGTGCGGGTGCTACCAATAACGCAGGAATGATCACAGCTTGTTCAAGCAATGATATGAATGACGGTACATGGTTTACTTTCGTAGGAGATGGTGATACATTCAATATTACCGTTACAATGCCTGCAGGAAGTGATTTTGACCCTCAGATTGGTGTTTTCAGCGGAAGCTGCTCAGCTTTATCTTGCGAAAATACAGTAGATGACGGAGGTCAGGGAGGTACGGAAACAGTATCTATTCCTACACTTTCAGGAAACACGTATTATATCAATGTTGGACAGTACAGTGGATGGTCTGATGAACCGGAAGGAGCATTTACCATCAATATCACCAAAGGAGTGTTAGCAACTTCTGATGTGAAGGCAAACAAAAACACGATTAAGCTTTATCCGAATCCATTCTCAGATGTGTTGAATATCTCAGATGCGGCGAATGTAAAATCGGTTTATATTTCTGATGTTGCCGGAAGATTGGTAAGACAGATCGAAAATCCTGGTTCAGTGCTTCAATTGGGAGAATTGAAACAAGGAATGTATTTGGTAACTCTTAATATGAAAGATGGTTCTAAGCAGACTATTAAAACAATTAAGAAATAA
- a CDS encoding T9SS type A sorting domain-containing protein, with amino-acid sequence MKKLLLACMIALGIGASAQISLGSGTSTGVMPVLTNWGYTYSQQIFAKSELNAASSGNITGIKFYLGASSVITNSTTWKVYIGHTTKTSFSSSSDWIPLASLTQVFDGEISNTGGEVTVTFSTPFAYNNTDNLVIAVDENKADYDADNYFYTFSGVSNSSIYYRSDTNNPDPTGTLPSASSRSATKSRITFLGLSPNAPACPSVSAPVAAATGVSVLPTISWAAAATASSYKINLGTTPGGTDIMNMVDVGNVTSYTLTTPLNYSTQYYLTVYATNVAGTSAGCTERSFTTGGITCPTVNSPANNATGLSLQPTISWSASAGASGYRLSVGTTAGGTNIVNNVDLGNVTSYTFSSPLSINTDYYYTVNAYAGGATSASCTERKFTTIATTPVANDECTGAISLNPGGNFDQNAIVATNVNSTNNTIATCQTSSNNNVWYSVVVPASGNITLETKGVTGSTFTDTVMSVYSGTCGALTLIECDDDDSTDGLFSLISLTGQTPGATLYVSVWKYTGNSSVTDGEFKISAYDASLALATNEVKGDAKNAVKLYPNPFSEVLNISDAANVKNVLVTDVSGRLVKTVANPGSVLQLGELKQGMYIVTLEMKDGSKQTIKTIKK; translated from the coding sequence ATGAAAAAACTTTTACTCGCGTGCATGATCGCTCTGGGGATAGGAGCATCGGCGCAAATTTCGCTAGGAAGCGGAACATCTACAGGTGTAATGCCTGTGTTGACAAACTGGGGATACACATATTCTCAACAGATTTTTGCAAAAAGTGAACTCAACGCTGCAAGCTCAGGAAATATTACCGGCATAAAGTTTTATCTGGGAGCAAGCTCAGTCATTACCAATTCTACGACATGGAAGGTGTATATCGGTCATACGACCAAGACTTCATTCAGTTCTTCATCAGATTGGATTCCATTGGCATCGCTTACTCAGGTTTTCGATGGTGAAATTTCCAATACCGGCGGTGAAGTTACCGTTACATTCTCAACTCCTTTTGCGTACAACAATACAGACAATCTTGTGATTGCAGTGGATGAGAATAAAGCAGACTATGATGCAGATAATTATTTCTATACATTCAGCGGTGTTTCGAACAGCTCTATTTATTATAGAAGTGATACCAACAATCCGGATCCGACAGGGACGCTTCCGTCAGCATCGTCGAGAAGTGCAACCAAATCAAGAATTACTTTCCTAGGATTGTCACCAAATGCTCCTGCATGTCCTTCTGTAAGTGCACCTGTGGCGGCAGCAACTGGAGTTTCGGTTTTACCTACCATCAGCTGGGCGGCAGCTGCGACAGCAAGTTCATATAAAATCAACCTGGGAACTACTCCTGGAGGTACTGATATTATGAACATGGTGGATGTAGGAAATGTTACAAGTTATACCTTAACCACTCCGCTTAATTATAGCACTCAATATTACCTTACGGTTTATGCTACGAATGTTGCCGGTACTTCTGCAGGATGTACGGAAAGAAGCTTTACGACAGGAGGAATTACTTGCCCTACTGTAAATTCACCGGCAAACAATGCTACCGGTCTTTCACTTCAGCCTACAATTTCATGGTCGGCTTCTGCTGGTGCATCAGGATATAGATTATCAGTGGGAACAACAGCCGGAGGTACAAATATTGTAAATAACGTAGATTTAGGAAATGTTACGTCATATACTTTCTCCTCACCACTAAGCATTAATACAGATTATTATTATACTGTTAATGCTTATGCAGGAGGTGCTACCAGTGCTTCTTGTACGGAAAGAAAATTCACCACGATTGCTACAACACCTGTTGCAAACGACGAATGTACGGGAGCGATTTCATTAAATCCGGGAGGAAACTTTGACCAGAATGCGATTGTAGCAACAAACGTAAATTCAACAAATAATACGATTGCTACTTGCCAGACTTCTTCAAACAATAATGTTTGGTATTCTGTAGTAGTTCCTGCAAGCGGAAATATTACATTGGAAACTAAAGGCGTGACGGGATCAACCTTTACAGATACAGTAATGTCGGTATATTCCGGAACTTGCGGAGCTCTTACTTTAATCGAGTGTGACGATGATGATTCTACAGACGGATTATTCTCATTGATCTCTCTTACAGGTCAGACACCGGGTGCTACATTGTACGTCAGTGTTTGGAAATATACCGGAAATTCAAGTGTTACAGACGGAGAATTTAAGATTTCAGCATATGACGCTTCATTAGCTCTTGCTACAAATGAAGTGAAAGGAGATGCTAAAAATGCTGTCAAATTATATCCGAATCCGTTCTCTGAAGTATTAAATATTTCTGATGCTGCTAATGTGAAAAATGTTTTAGTAACAGACGTCTCAGGAAGATTGGTGAAAACCGTTGCCAATCCTGGTTCAGTTCTTCAGTTGGGGGAATTAAAACAAGGAATGTATATCGTAACATTAGAGATGAAAGACGGTTCCAAGCAAACGATAAAAACAATTAAAAAATAA
- a CDS encoding T9SS type A sorting domain-containing protein codes for MKKLNLLFLLLTSIMACQLYWGQSFSVATCSSNVDNITYSVMRSNTTANEKQRMAFIIPASQLVDIANGTITSTYFRRATASGSLNAGTTFKIYLKNTTATDFGSAAPDWATETGAATLVYDSNPQTAVGSTSGYKQFQHSTNFVYTAGSNLAVYTEYVQTTAQASTIYWQYEYSGPCINTSNSNTTKYLGTTGTFGATLTSTNYRRPIIAFDATVPPPTTPPSCTTVSAPANAATGVSVTPTITWAATPITSSYVINMGTTPGGTNIMNGVDVGNVTSYAIPSATPLSYSTQYYVTVFPKNVIGQATGCTESTFTTLAMPCPTVSSPAAAATGVSTLPTIAWGAVTGATGYRLTVGTTSGGTDIINNVDLGNVTSYTFSAPLNPTTTYYYTVTAYNATTNSGTACTVRSFTTTATPPPANDNCSAAVDLTVNPDLTCGATTPGNTLGASLSMAAAPCNGNPDDDVWFKFVATSTVHVVTLSNIVSTGTTTASDMYFQVLGGTCGSQTSLLCSDPNTGTVSGLTPGQTYYVRVYTYSGAGYNASFNICIGTPPPPPANDECANAVALTVNPDLACGATTAGTTLSATNSNIAVTPCTGTADDDVWYTFVATSTAHTISLSNVVSTGSSSSTSLYTQLFSGTCGTLTSVACGTTNTTTVGGLTPGQTYYVRAYNSNGSGYSNSFNICIGTPPPPPANDACSGAVALTVGGNFAANAITSTNAGAITDGTTSCQTNRGDNVWFSVVVPASGSVTFETQGVTGSGFTDTVLSVHSGTCGSLTSIACDDDSGVDNFSLVTVTGQTPGATLYVSVWRYTGTAGGGSTTGEFMLSAYDASLLATNEVAGNKNMIKAYPNPFSEVLNISDAAKVKNVLVNDISGRLVKTIANPGAELHLGELKQGLYLISLEMKDGSKQTIKAIKK; via the coding sequence ATGAAAAAACTAAATCTACTCTTTTTACTCTTGACAAGTATCATGGCATGTCAGCTGTATTGGGGGCAAAGCTTTTCGGTGGCAACGTGTTCATCGAATGTAGACAACATCACCTATTCGGTAATGAGAAGTAATACAACGGCAAATGAGAAACAAAGGATGGCTTTTATTATCCCGGCTTCTCAATTGGTTGATATTGCAAATGGTACCATCACTTCTACGTATTTCAGACGGGCTACGGCTTCCGGAAGTTTGAATGCGGGAACTACCTTTAAAATTTATCTAAAAAACACAACGGCTACAGATTTTGGTTCCGCTGCTCCGGATTGGGCTACGGAAACGGGTGCTGCGACTTTGGTGTATGATTCTAATCCACAGACTGCAGTGGGAAGTACATCCGGTTATAAACAATTTCAGCATTCTACGAATTTTGTGTATACGGCAGGAAGTAATCTGGCAGTGTATACAGAATATGTTCAGACGACGGCTCAGGCTTCTACCATTTATTGGCAGTATGAATACAGCGGGCCTTGTATCAATACTTCAAACAGTAACACAACGAAATATCTAGGTACAACAGGTACTTTCGGGGCAACGCTTACTTCTACCAACTACAGAAGACCTATTATTGCATTTGATGCAACGGTACCTCCGCCAACGACACCACCTTCTTGTACTACGGTTTCTGCTCCGGCAAATGCGGCTACGGGAGTTTCTGTAACGCCTACTATTACATGGGCTGCAACACCGATTACATCAAGCTATGTAATCAACATGGGAACAACACCGGGCGGAACAAATATTATGAATGGAGTAGATGTAGGAAACGTAACTTCTTACGCAATTCCTTCTGCAACACCGCTAAGTTATTCTACACAATATTACGTAACTGTTTTCCCGAAAAATGTTATCGGGCAAGCTACAGGCTGTACCGAAAGTACTTTCACAACATTGGCAATGCCTTGTCCGACGGTAAGTTCACCGGCAGCAGCAGCTACGGGAGTTTCTACGCTTCCTACTATTGCTTGGGGAGCCGTTACCGGTGCAACGGGCTACAGACTGACAGTAGGAACTACTTCTGGAGGTACGGATATTATTAATAATGTAGATTTAGGAAATGTGACTTCTTATACATTTTCTGCACCGTTAAACCCGACAACTACTTATTATTATACAGTTACTGCTTACAATGCAACGACCAACTCAGGAACAGCATGTACGGTAAGATCATTCACAACTACGGCAACGCCACCGCCTGCTAATGATAATTGTTCTGCGGCAGTTGACTTGACAGTAAATCCTGACCTTACCTGTGGAGCTACAACTCCGGGGAATACTTTAGGAGCATCTTTATCTATGGCTGCTGCACCTTGTAATGGAAATCCGGATGATGATGTTTGGTTTAAATTTGTAGCAACAAGCACAGTGCATGTAGTAACTTTATCAAATATTGTTTCTACAGGAACAACCACTGCTTCAGATATGTACTTCCAGGTATTGGGCGGAACATGTGGTTCTCAGACGAGTTTATTATGTTCAGATCCGAATACGGGAACTGTAAGTGGTTTAACGCCGGGACAGACGTATTATGTAAGAGTTTACACATATTCAGGGGCTGGATATAATGCAAGTTTCAATATCTGTATCGGAACTCCGCCGCCGCCGCCTGCAAACGACGAGTGTGCTAATGCTGTAGCGTTAACGGTGAATCCTGATTTAGCTTGCGGGGCTACAACTGCAGGTACTACTTTAAGTGCTACCAATTCTAATATCGCTGTTACTCCATGTACTGGTACTGCGGATGATGATGTTTGGTATACTTTTGTGGCAACTTCTACGGCACATACGATTTCGTTGTCGAATGTGGTTTCTACAGGTAGTTCATCGTCTACAAGTTTATATACACAACTATTCAGCGGAACATGCGGTACTTTAACAAGTGTTGCCTGCGGTACTACAAATACGACTACTGTAGGAGGATTGACACCTGGGCAGACCTATTATGTAAGAGCTTATAACAGCAACGGTTCTGGATACAGCAACAGCTTTAATATCTGTATCGGAACTCCGCCGCCGCCGCCTGCAAATGATGCTTGTTCAGGAGCAGTAGCTTTAACGGTTGGAGGAAACTTTGCAGCCAATGCCATTACTTCTACAAATGCAGGAGCTATCACAGATGGTACTACATCTTGTCAGACAAACAGAGGAGACAATGTTTGGTTCAGCGTAGTGGTACCGGCAAGTGGAAGTGTCACTTTCGAAACACAGGGTGTTACCGGTTCAGGATTTACAGATACGGTGCTTTCTGTTCATTCAGGAACTTGTGGTTCTTTAACAAGTATTGCTTGTGATGATGACAGTGGAGTAGATAATTTTTCTTTAGTTACGGTAACAGGCCAGACTCCTGGAGCTACATTATACGTAAGTGTATGGAGATATACAGGAACAGCCGGAGGAGGAAGTACAACAGGAGAGTTTATGCTGTCTGCTTACGATGCTTCTCTATTGGCGACAAACGAAGTTGCGGGTAATAAAAATATGATTAAAGCATATCCGAATCCGTTCTCTGAAGTATTGAATATCTCTGATGCAGCTAAAGTGAAAAACGTTTTGGTGAACGATATTTCAGGAAGATTAGTAAAAACTATTGCTAATCCTGGAGCTGAGCTTCATTTAGGGGAATTAAAACAAGGATTGTATTTAATCTCATTAGAAATGAAAGACGGATCTAAACAAACGATAAAAGCTATCAAGAAATAA